The Methanocella arvoryzae MRE50 DNA window ACCGGACCGTACAGCCAGCTTGCCCAGCTCGATCGACTTTTCAGTCGGATACCGCCACCCGGACGGGCAGGGGACGTGTATGTGTAGGAACTTGGTGCCCTCGATGGAGAGAGCCTTCTGCGTCTTCTTCAGGAGGTCCCGGGGGAAGGCTGCGCTTGCCGTAGCCATATAGGCTGGCCGGTGAGCCATGACGATGAAATCGATATCCTTCTTGGAATCTTTACGGCCCGTAGGAGTGGTGGTAGTAATCGCTCCGTAAGGTGTGGAACCGCTCTTTTGCATGCCCGTGTTAGAATAAGCCTCGTTATCGTAGCAGACGTACAGGATGTTCGCGTTACGCTCGATGGCGCCGGATAATGCCTGTATGCCAATGTCCACGGTGCCGCCGTCGCCGGCGAACACGATCACGTTCTTGCCCTTGTTCCTCGCTGCTGAGGCGATGCCATCGGCTGCCGCAGCCGCGGCCGCGAAGGCTATGTTCAGCACAGGAACGCCATAGGCCGATTTGGGGAACGAACCCTGGCACACCGTCGAACAGCATGCGGGGTTTACGATGATCGTATTTTTCCCCGCCGCCTTCAAGATATAGCGCAGGGCGAGCATGGCCGTACAACCGGCACAAGCAGTATTGCCTTTATAAAGGTATTCTTCCCGGGGGATGTCGTCTAGCATGTTACCCACCACTTTTACGTCGTTAGAAAGGTCACACCGTACGACTTTACGTCGACGGCGTTACATCGTCTAAGACACAGGTGTTTCATAATCACACCCGAAGGACTAAAACCTTATGGTATAGACAGGCTCCTAAGAACCCTTACTCTCCTGATGCTCAGTCTAATAATTAATAAACAAATTATGAGCAGACCGTTTACCGCTGAAAGTCGCTTAGCTTCTACAAAATTCAGCGTCTGTTTGGCAGATCAAATCCGTTATAAGTATGGCAGCTGAAAAGAATTCGGCGTACGGGCAGCTATTGCGCCATTTTTTTATCGCTGTCGCTTCTTTTGTATCTAGTTTTCGCGATAGGCTTATCGAGGCCGCCGCAAGAGAGATACATCGGGCACGGAAGACGTGTCAAAATAATATAGAAGGTGTGAGGTAGCAGGCTATGGAACAGAAAGCGAATGCCTGGAATGTGGGGGCTCATGCCAGAGACGATTGCCGAACTCCGCCCCGGCAGGCTCTGCCCGGGCACACCCTGTCGGATGTCAGCTATGCGCTGGAGATTGAACCTCAGAACATAGAAGTCCGCTTCAGCTACGCGCACCTGCTGGAGGAGAACGGCAGGTTCGAAGACGCTGAAAAAGAGTACCAGAAGGTGACCGAGGCGAAGCCGGAATACGTAGAGGCCTACGTACACTACGGTAACATGCTGCGGAAGACCAGCAGGGTCAGCGATGCTGAAGCTC harbors:
- a CDS encoding thiamine pyrophosphate-dependent enzyme — encoded protein: MLDDIPREEYLYKGNTACAGCTAMLALRYILKAAGKNTIIVNPACCSTVCQGSFPKSAYGVPVLNIAFAAAAAAADGIASAARNKGKNVIVFAGDGGTVDIGIQALSGAIERNANILYVCYDNEAYSNTGMQKSGSTPYGAITTTTPTGRKDSKKDIDFIVMAHRPAYMATASAAFPRDLLKKTQKALSIEGTKFLHIHVPCPSGWRYPTEKSIELGKLAVRSGMWFLYEYENGKVTLSPPTSAALKKPAPIDDYIRLQGRFKGADIESMKREVELGMQRIRGLVQ
- a CDS encoding tetratricopeptide repeat protein translates to MEQKANAWNVGAHARDDCRTPPRQALPGHTLSDVSYALEIEPQNIEVRFSYAHLLEENGRFEDAEKEYQKVTEAKPEYVEAYVHYGNMLRKTSRVSDAEAQYRKAISVNPRDFNAHFSYATLLEEQNRLEEAEEEYVNAVYSRSGHSR